A section of the Hippea sp. KM1 genome encodes:
- a CDS encoding cytidylyltransferase domain-containing protein, with amino-acid sequence MVKDERVVAFIVARLSSSRLPNKHLKTIGDRRMIDWTIHFIKQVKYLDDIVIATVDEEDNRPLIDVAKEHKVKLFWYRGEVSDVVGRLTKAAIEFEADIPILVSGDCPLIWPETVTKRIEKISTNKELDYVGFCKKDGQYPIHSSVGVYRRRCWELADRLSDKPNLREHHFPVVGLRSDLFKIDCIECEDIFYKVNHRISVDTLADLEFMNAVFDGLKSKGKAFDLKNSVELLIEKPELMQINADVHQIRIDEKPKKALFRLNSEENAELFFDLAYHLTKKGVGVRFYSTDKGVLELIRNKGYGIARDLDGFDFEIVDR; translated from the coding sequence ATGGTGAAAGATGAGCGTGTTGTTGCGTTTATTGTTGCAAGGCTATCCTCTTCAAGGTTGCCCAATAAGCACCTAAAGACCATAGGCGACAGACGAATGATCGATTGGACAATCCACTTTATCAAGCAGGTAAAGTATTTGGACGATATTGTTATTGCAACGGTAGATGAGGAGGACAATAGACCGTTAATTGATGTGGCAAAGGAGCATAAGGTGAAGCTATTTTGGTATAGGGGTGAAGTTAGTGATGTGGTGGGCAGGTTGACTAAAGCGGCCATCGAGTTTGAAGCTGATATTCCAATTCTTGTGAGCGGTGATTGTCCGCTGATTTGGCCTGAAACCGTAACAAAGCGTATAGAGAAGATTTCAACAAACAAAGAGCTTGACTATGTTGGTTTTTGTAAAAAGGATGGTCAATACCCCATACATTCAAGTGTCGGTGTTTATAGGAGAAGGTGTTGGGAGTTAGCGGATAGACTGTCTGATAAGCCAAACTTGAGGGAGCACCATTTTCCCGTTGTGGGTTTGAGGAGCGATCTATTTAAGATAGACTGTATTGAATGTGAAGATATCTTTTACAAGGTGAATCACAGGATCTCTGTTGATACGCTTGCAGATTTAGAGTTTATGAATGCTGTTTTTGATGGGCTTAAATCTAAAGGCAAGGCTTTTGACCTCAAAAACTCCGTTGAGTTATTGATTGAAAAGCCCGAGCTTATGCAGATAAATGCGGATGTTCACCAGATAAGAATAGACGAAAAGCCCAAAAAGGCGCTGTTTAGGCTGAATTCTGAAGAGAATGCAGAGCTGTTTTTTGATTTAGCGTATCATCTGACAAAGAAGGGTGTAGGCGTTAGGTTCTATTCGACCGATAAGGGTGTGTTGGAGCTTATCAGGAACAAAGGATACGGCATAGCCAGGGATTTAGACGGTTTTGATTTTGAGATAGTCGATAGATAG
- the nadA gene encoding quinolinate synthase NadA, which produces MDKNRLKEEIVKLKKQKNAVILAHYYQNDDIQQIADIRGDSLALAIEASRLDADIIVFCGVRFMAETAKVVSPSKKVLLPVMDADCPLADMATKEAVLKKKEELGDVVVVSYVNTNVDVKTVSDICCTSANAVNVVKSLKEKRVLFVPDRNLGEFVKENVKDKEVFLWDGYCPTHEEFKIEQLNELKKAYPEARIAVHPESPKAVRDAADFVGSTSGIIDYVSKTDGDDFIIGTEEGILYELRLNNPTKNFHVIGGSAVCFNMKKITLESLYESLRDEKHQIILDPETIELAKKPIERMISIKRN; this is translated from the coding sequence ATGGATAAGAATCGTCTGAAGGAAGAGATAGTCAAGCTAAAAAAGCAAAAGAATGCGGTAATATTGGCCCATTATTACCAGAACGACGATATACAGCAGATAGCCGATATTCGTGGGGATTCTCTGGCTTTGGCCATAGAGGCCTCAAGGCTGGATGCGGATATTATAGTTTTCTGCGGCGTTAGGTTTATGGCAGAGACGGCCAAGGTTGTATCCCCCTCAAAGAAGGTTCTATTGCCTGTTATGGATGCCGACTGTCCACTGGCCGATATGGCAACAAAGGAGGCGGTGTTAAAGAAAAAAGAAGAATTGGGCGATGTTGTGGTTGTCTCCTATGTAAATACCAATGTTGATGTCAAAACCGTTTCCGATATATGTTGCACATCCGCCAATGCAGTCAATGTCGTAAAGAGCCTAAAAGAGAAGAGGGTGTTGTTTGTTCCTGACAGAAACTTGGGTGAGTTTGTTAAGGAGAATGTAAAAGACAAAGAGGTCTTTTTGTGGGATGGCTATTGTCCTACGCATGAGGAGTTTAAGATAGAGCAACTCAATGAGCTTAAAAAGGCTTATCCTGAGGCCAGAATTGCCGTACATCCCGAATCGCCCAAGGCGGTAAGGGATGCAGCCGATTTTGTTGGCTCAACAAGCGGCATTATCGATTATGTGTCAAAGACGGATGGGGATGATTTTATTATAGGCACCGAAGAGGGTATACTGTATGAGTTGAGACTGAATAATCCGACCAAGAACTTCCATGTGATAGGCGGAAGTGCTGTCTGTTTCAACATGAAGAAGATCACGCTTGAGAGTTTGTATGAGTCTTTGAGGGATGAAAAACATCAGATAATCCTTGATCCTGAGACTATTGAGCTTGCTAAAAAACCCATTGAGAGGATGATTTCCATAAAGAGAAACTAA
- the nadC gene encoding carboxylating nicotinate-nucleotide diphosphorylase yields the protein MNPLFVKDSLKAFLLEDTYYSDITTDSICSNRPAKAIIRAKEDFVLAGSIFIEPLLKLMDEAFCVELFKHDGDSVRAGDAIAEVESTDRALLYIERTCLNILQRLSGIATKAYTFADILKPYKTRITDTRKTTPGFRFFEKYAVSVGGGKNHRMGLFDAVLIKDNHIKAAGGIKRAVELARRGVSFTTKIEVECSDIGEVEEAIASGVDIVMLDNMSLGQMKEVVSLFRGEVVFEASGNINEDNLRDIAEIGIDYISSGSIIHHACWVDINMKLE from the coding sequence ATGAACCCCTTGTTTGTTAAGGATAGTCTAAAGGCGTTCTTGTTGGAGGATACCTATTACAGCGATATCACCACCGACAGCATCTGCTCAAACAGACCGGCAAAGGCCATCATAAGGGCAAAGGAGGATTTTGTTTTAGCCGGTTCTATTTTTATTGAGCCTCTGCTTAAGTTGATGGATGAGGCTTTCTGCGTTGAGCTATTCAAGCATGACGGTGATAGTGTAAGGGCAGGTGATGCGATAGCCGAGGTGGAATCAACCGACAGGGCACTTTTGTATATTGAAAGGACCTGTTTGAACATACTTCAACGCCTATCCGGCATAGCAACAAAGGCATACACCTTTGCCGATATATTAAAACCATACAAAACCAGGATAACAGACACAAGGAAAACGACGCCGGGTTTTCGTTTCTTTGAGAAGTATGCCGTATCCGTGGGCGGAGGTAAGAACCACAGGATGGGCCTGTTCGATGCTGTGCTTATTAAGGACAACCACATCAAGGCGGCAGGCGGTATAAAGAGGGCCGTTGAACTTGCAAGGCGGGGTGTTTCGTTTACAACAAAGATAGAGGTTGAATGCTCCGATATAGGCGAGGTTGAGGAGGCCATCGCCTCAGGTGTGGATATAGTGATGCTCGACAATATGAGTTTGGGGCAGATGAAGGAGGTTGTGAGCCTGTTTAGGGGCGAGGTTGTGTTTGAGGCAAGCGGCAATATAAACGAGGACAACTTAAGGGATATAGCAGAAATCGGCATTGATTACATCTCTTCTGGGTCTATAATACACCATGCCTGTTGGGTTGATATAAACATGAAGCTGGAGTGA
- a CDS encoding nitrilase-related carbon-nitrogen hydrolase — protein MKIAIGQIDTVLGDVSKNLNKIEHYIDMAVEKGCELVVFPELALSGYNLRDLVYEVAIEQDGNVVRDLANRSAYIDIAVGFAQKENGYYFNSAMYLSGGDVVHIHKKNYLPDYGMFEEARYFSRGLSIDTFKTRMGNTTILICEDAFHVSSHYEAFANQTELLIILSASPFWSDYRSMKWQMWENLSKTYAQLNSSFVLFANRTGFEDGVGFFGRSFVVDPMGNIIKEAVFLKEELLIVELDYRDIERAKLRLPILKNEERLWIKG, from the coding sequence ATGAAGATAGCTATTGGCCAGATAGATACTGTTTTGGGTGATGTTTCCAAAAACCTCAACAAGATAGAGCATTACATCGATATGGCTGTTGAGAAGGGTTGTGAGCTTGTTGTTTTTCCTGAATTGGCCCTAAGTGGCTATAATTTGAGGGATCTGGTTTATGAGGTGGCAATAGAGCAGGATGGTAATGTTGTTAGGGATTTGGCAAATAGGAGCGCTTACATAGATATCGCCGTTGGATTTGCCCAGAAGGAGAACGGTTATTACTTCAACAGCGCCATGTATCTAAGCGGCGGGGATGTTGTTCATATACACAAGAAGAACTATCTGCCCGATTACGGCATGTTTGAGGAGGCAAGATACTTCAGCAGGGGGCTTTCTATAGATACATTTAAGACAAGGATGGGCAACACCACGATATTGATATGTGAGGATGCCTTCCATGTATCTTCGCACTATGAGGCCTTTGCCAACCAGACGGAGTTGCTGATAATACTCTCTGCAAGCCCCTTTTGGTCGGATTATAGGAGTATGAAGTGGCAGATGTGGGAGAATCTATCCAAAACCTATGCCCAGCTCAATTCAAGCTTTGTTCTGTTTGCAAACAGAACGGGTTTTGAAGACGGTGTGGGTTTCTTTGGAAGGTCTTTTGTGGTCGATCCGATGGGGAATATAATAAAAGAAGCCGTGTTTTTGAAGGAAGAGCTGTTGATTGTTGAGCTTGATTATAGGGATATTGAGAGGGCTAAATTGAGACTGCCTATTTTGAAAAACGAGGAAAGGCTATGGATAAAAGGTTAA
- a CDS encoding NAD+ synthase — translation MDKRLIDKLKIDCDVVFTYLVEFLRQEITKTGLVRAVLGLSGGIDSAVVAYLAKEALGKENVYAILMPYKLSSKESVEDALKVVEDTGINHKIFEITAPADAYIEQFEQMDKLRKGNVFARMRMITLFDHSSLYKALVVGTSNKTELLLGYGTWYGDMASSLNPIGDLYKNQIYQLARYLGVPESIIKKKPSADLWVGQSDEDELGFTYDEADVVLYHLYDLNCTVDEVVGLGFSEKLVKGIADRVRRNQFKRLPPIIAKISKRTINIDFRYLRDWGL, via the coding sequence ATGGATAAAAGGTTAATAGATAAACTGAAGATAGATTGTGATGTGGTTTTTACCTATCTGGTTGAGTTTTTGCGCCAGGAGATAACAAAGACCGGATTGGTTAGGGCTGTGTTGGGGTTGTCTGGTGGTATCGATTCTGCTGTTGTTGCCTATCTGGCCAAAGAGGCCTTAGGTAAGGAGAATGTTTATGCCATTCTTATGCCGTATAAGCTCTCAAGCAAGGAGAGCGTTGAGGATGCCTTAAAGGTGGTTGAGGATACCGGCATTAATCATAAGATATTTGAGATTACAGCTCCTGCTGATGCGTATATAGAGCAGTTTGAGCAGATGGATAAGCTCAGAAAGGGTAATGTCTTTGCAAGGATGAGGATGATTACGCTCTTTGACCACTCATCCCTTTATAAGGCATTGGTCGTCGGCACAAGCAACAAAACGGAATTGCTGTTGGGCTATGGCACCTGGTATGGCGATATGGCCTCAAGCTTAAACCCCATAGGGGATCTTTACAAGAACCAGATATACCAGCTTGCCAGATACTTGGGTGTGCCTGAGAGCATTATAAAGAAGAAACCGTCTGCCGACTTATGGGTTGGCCAGAGCGATGAGGATGAGCTGGGTTTTACTTACGATGAGGCGGATGTTGTGCTTTATCATCTCTATGATCTGAATTGCACGGTTGATGAGGTTGTTGGGTTGGGCTTTTCAGAGAAGCTTGTGAAGGGTATAGCAGATAGAGTCAGAAGGAATCAGTTTAAGCGCCTTCCGCCAATTATAGCTAAAATAAGCAAAAGGACAATCAATATAGACTTCCGCTATCTGAGGGATTGGGGGCTTTAG
- a CDS encoding cytochrome ubiquinol oxidase subunit I, translating to MDAVLLARWQFALTALFHFIFVPLTLGLSFLVAIMETIYVKTDNPVYLRMTKFFGKLFLINFALGLVTGITLEFEFGMNWARYSKFVGDIFGAPLAIEATLAFFLESTFLGVWIFGWKKVSKKMHAISMWLVAFGTNISALWILIANAWMQHPVGYVIRNGRAEFVDFWAVATQPYAILKFLHTITAGYVVGAFFVMGVSAYHLLRNQEVDLFKRAFKIGASFGLFAAIAVFIIGDLHAGEVAKTQPTKLAAMESIWETQKGAPMYLFLVPDEKHQKNAVELFGIPKMLSIIAYHDPNATVKGLKDFPKNDRPPVTITFVSFRTMVALGSLFVLLVLLAFYYAKKDLLLNKRWFLKLMILAIPLPYIAIELGWIVAEVGRQPWIVYGLMRTADATSTAVSVPQIIMSLVGFVLFYSILGIIDIYLLVKYARQLPEAVEGGR from the coding sequence ATGGACGCAGTATTGTTGGCGCGTTGGCAATTTGCATTGACTGCACTGTTTCATTTTATCTTTGTTCCGCTAACGCTTGGTTTATCTTTTTTGGTTGCCATAATGGAGACCATCTATGTTAAAACCGACAACCCGGTGTATTTAAGGATGACCAAGTTCTTTGGAAAGCTTTTTCTAATCAACTTTGCTTTAGGTTTGGTTACGGGTATTACGCTGGAGTTTGAGTTTGGTATGAACTGGGCCAGATATTCGAAGTTTGTTGGCGACATCTTTGGTGCGCCTTTGGCCATAGAGGCGACACTGGCGTTCTTTTTGGAATCAACCTTTTTGGGTGTGTGGATATTTGGATGGAAAAAGGTCTCCAAAAAGATGCACGCCATAAGCATGTGGCTTGTGGCATTCGGAACAAACATTTCGGCTTTATGGATACTCATTGCAAACGCTTGGATGCAGCATCCTGTTGGTTATGTTATAAGGAACGGAAGGGCGGAGTTTGTTGATTTCTGGGCTGTGGCGACGCAGCCTTATGCCATACTCAAATTCCTCCACACCATAACGGCCGGCTATGTGGTGGGTGCGTTCTTTGTTATGGGTGTTTCTGCTTATCACCTTTTGAGGAATCAAGAGGTTGACCTATTCAAGAGGGCCTTCAAGATAGGGGCTTCATTTGGTCTGTTTGCGGCTATTGCGGTGTTTATTATTGGCGATCTCCATGCCGGTGAGGTGGCAAAGACCCAGCCGACCAAGCTTGCTGCTATGGAGTCTATCTGGGAAACCCAGAAGGGTGCGCCTATGTATCTGTTTTTGGTTCCTGATGAGAAGCATCAGAAGAATGCGGTTGAGTTGTTTGGCATTCCAAAGATGTTGAGTATAATAGCCTATCACGACCCCAATGCGACTGTAAAGGGTCTTAAGGATTTCCCCAAAAACGATAGGCCCCCTGTCACCATAACCTTTGTGTCGTTTAGGACAATGGTTGCCTTGGGAAGCCTGTTTGTATTGCTTGTTCTTTTGGCCTTTTACTATGCAAAGAAGGACCTTCTGCTAAATAAGAGGTGGTTTTTAAAGCTCATGATTCTTGCCATACCACTGCCCTATATTGCCATAGAGCTGGGTTGGATTGTTGCTGAGGTTGGAAGGCAACCCTGGATTGTTTATGGATTAATGAGAACAGCCGATGCCACATCAACGGCCGTTAGCGTGCCGCAGATTATCATGAGCCTTGTTGGATTTGTTTTGTTCTATAGCATTTTGGGTATTATCGATATATATCTGCTTGTGAAATACGCAAGACAATTACCTGAAGCGGTGGAAGGAGGTCGCTAA
- the cydB gene encoding cytochrome d ubiquinol oxidase subunit II, with translation MTLNSVWFALWGLLWAVYFMLDGFDFGAGILHPFVAKNDTERRMVINTLGPVWDGNEVWLITAGGVTFAAFPTTYAYMFSYLYTPLFLILMSLILRGVSFEFRGKIHSEGWKKLWDFVIFLFSFLPALLFGVAFGNIFEGIPMDANGYHGTLFSLLNPYGLLTGILFVLLFLEHGALWLSFKATGDVAERSKGAAKKTWPILVIVAVVFLVYTKFATHLYDNYLKNPVWLVVPAVAVLSLLSIGGLINKSPVKAFFASCLTIVGITFTGIIGLYPNLIPSSIDPKYNLTIFNSSASPYTLKIMFIVAAIFVPIVIAYQIWAHLLFRKPIEEKDLNDPEVETY, from the coding sequence ATGACTCTGAATAGTGTGTGGTTTGCCTTGTGGGGGTTGTTGTGGGCGGTTTACTTTATGTTGGACGGTTTTGATTTTGGTGCGGGAATCCTCCATCCATTCGTGGCCAAGAATGATACGGAAAGGAGAATGGTAATAAATACATTGGGGCCTGTGTGGGACGGTAATGAGGTTTGGCTCATTACTGCAGGTGGTGTTACCTTTGCTGCATTCCCAACGACCTATGCGTATATGTTTAGCTATCTGTACACACCGCTATTTTTGATTCTTATGTCGTTAATTCTAAGGGGCGTTTCGTTTGAATTTAGGGGAAAGATCCATTCTGAGGGTTGGAAGAAGTTGTGGGATTTTGTTATATTCCTGTTTTCGTTTTTGCCGGCTCTGTTGTTTGGTGTGGCCTTTGGAAACATATTTGAGGGCATACCTATGGATGCAAACGGATATCACGGCACGCTGTTTAGCCTATTGAATCCCTATGGCTTGTTGACGGGGATTTTGTTTGTGTTGTTGTTTTTAGAGCATGGGGCTTTGTGGCTTTCCTTTAAGGCTACCGGCGATGTTGCAGAAAGATCCAAGGGTGCAGCCAAAAAGACCTGGCCTATTCTGGTCATAGTGGCCGTTGTGTTCCTCGTTTACACAAAGTTTGCAACGCATTTGTATGATAATTATCTGAAAAATCCCGTATGGCTTGTTGTGCCTGCGGTGGCTGTCTTGAGCCTGTTGTCTATTGGTGGGTTGATAAATAAATCACCTGTTAAGGCGTTCTTTGCTTCGTGTTTGACTATAGTGGGTATAACCTTTACCGGTATTATAGGGTTGTATCCGAATCTTATACCGTCAAGCATCGATCCTAAATACAATCTGACCATCTTTAATTCATCTGCAAGCCCATACACGCTTAAGATTATGTTTATAGTTGCTGCTATATTTGTGCCTATAGTTATAGCTTATCAGATCTGGGCTCATTTGTTGTTTAGAAAGCCCATTGAAGAGAAGGATCTAAACGATCCGGAAGTGGAGACATATTGA
- a CDS encoding helix-turn-helix domain-containing protein, protein MSDLQRYMKKRKAKDKEFREGFDSGYEEFKIGILLKMARQEAGLTQEELAKLINTKKTSISRIENHAEDIKISTLKKIAGALGKELRVELI, encoded by the coding sequence ATGAGCGATTTGCAAAGATACATGAAGAAGAGAAAAGCTAAAGATAAAGAATTTAGAGAGGGATTTGATTCTGGGTATGAGGAGTTTAAAATAGGGATTTTACTGAAAATGGCAAGACAGGAAGCTGGTCTTACTCAGGAGGAGCTCGCTAAACTGATTAACACTAAGAAAACATCCATATCGAGAATAGAAAACCACGCTGAAGATATAAAAATATCTACGCTCAAGAAAATCGCCGGCGCCTTAGGGAAAGAGCTTAGGGTGGAGTTGATATAA
- a CDS encoding type II toxin-antitoxin system RelB/DinJ family antitoxin, with protein sequence MSSVSKERIRTNLSLDKEAKEKARKIFEKYGLSLSEAVNIFLYQSIYSNGIPFRVEIPNEETVKAMENVRKGENLEEVTLDQLKEEAKQCLK encoded by the coding sequence ATGAGTTCCGTAAGTAAGGAAAGAATCAGAACTAACCTATCTCTCGATAAGGAAGCCAAAGAAAAAGCAAGGAAAATATTTGAAAAATACGGTCTCAGTTTGAGCGAGGCTGTAAACATCTTTCTTTATCAGAGTATTTACTCTAACGGTATTCCCTTCAGAGTAGAGATACCAAACGAAGAAACAGTTAAAGCTATGGAAAATGTAAGAAAAGGAGAGAACTTAGAGGAAGTTACACTTGACCAGCTCAAAGAGGAAGCCAAGCAGTGCTTAAAATAA
- a CDS encoding type II toxin-antitoxin system RelE/ParE family toxin, with product MLKIRREKTFVKDLKKVKMTDHQYQKYISYIARLQEGKELPKEAYDHPLVGNWKDFREFHLGGDLILVYKIDEEYLTLVRIGSHAKIFKDD from the coding sequence GTGCTTAAAATAAGAAGAGAAAAAACCTTCGTGAAGGATTTAAAAAAAGTAAAAATGACGGATCATCAGTATCAGAAATACATATCCTATATAGCAAGGCTCCAAGAGGGTAAAGAACTCCCAAAAGAGGCATACGATCACCCTTTGGTGGGTAATTGGAAAGATTTTAGAGAATTTCATCTGGGCGGGGATTTGATTTTAGTTTACAAAATAGACGAAGAATATCTTACGCTTGTAAGGATAGGCTCTCACGCAAAAATTTTTAAAGACGATTAA
- a CDS encoding helix-turn-helix domain-containing protein, with translation MSRPTFEEFKKEALSNPEVKKEYDRLAPIFRIKKELLTARLKKGLTQEEVARRMKTSKSNISRLESLNNTYAPSLNTLIKYAEALDCEIEVVLK, from the coding sequence ATGAGTAGGCCAACTTTTGAAGAGTTTAAGAAAGAGGCTTTAAGCAATCCTGAAGTAAAAAAAGAGTACGATAGATTGGCTCCTATTTTCAGGATAAAAAAGGAACTTCTGACTGCAAGACTAAAGAAAGGACTTACTCAAGAAGAGGTAGCAAGGAGAATGAAAACCTCAAAATCAAACATATCAAGACTTGAAAGCCTCAATAACACCTATGCTCCGAGCCTCAATACACTCATAAAATACGCAGAAGCTCTTGATTGTGAGATTGAGGTTGTTTTAAAGTAA
- a CDS encoding type II toxin-antitoxin system Phd/YefM family antitoxin, which produces MLVDTDRIVGIAELQKNLPRIIRQLEKEEKPVFVSRRNNISAVILSAEEYKKISELLNLLEDMEIADQIRERMKNYNPEKNVSWEKVKEKYGL; this is translated from the coding sequence ATGTTAGTAGATACAGACAGAATTGTAGGAATAGCGGAGCTCCAAAAGAACCTCCCAAGGATAATAAGACAGTTAGAGAAAGAGGAAAAACCAGTGTTTGTTAGCAGAAGAAACAATATCTCCGCCGTTATACTGTCAGCTGAAGAGTATAAGAAAATATCTGAGCTTCTAAACCTATTAGAAGATATGGAAATAGCAGATCAGATTAGGGAAAGAATGAAAAATTACAATCCAGAAAAAAATGTATCATGGGAAAAGGTAAAAGAAAAATATGGCTTATAA
- a CDS encoding ribbon-helix-helix domain-containing protein: MRTVLSIHLPENPYKRLDSFAKETGRNKSDVVRESVNFYLWEKRFEKAKSKIKPLAKKAGVIAEEDVFEHVS, from the coding sequence ATGCGAACAGTTTTGTCTATACATTTGCCAGAAAACCCCTATAAGAGGTTGGATTCTTTTGCCAAAGAGACAGGGAGAAACAAAAGCGATGTGGTAAGAGAGTCTGTCAATTTTTACCTTTGGGAAAAGAGATTTGAAAAAGCCAAAAGCAAGATAAAGCCGCTTGCCAAGAAAGCTGGTGTCATTGCGGAAGAAGATGTTTTTGAGCATGTATCATGA
- a CDS encoding BrnT family toxin — MKFEFDPNKSKANKEKHGIDFIEAEKLWKDKNLLIVPAKNVKGESRFALIGKLNGKCLICIFTLRNNAYRIISVRRCRKKEEELYEKKSRKNNQ, encoded by the coding sequence ATTAAGTTTGAGTTCGACCCAAACAAGAGTAAAGCCAATAAGGAGAAACACGGCATAGATTTTATTGAGGCGGAGAAACTTTGGAAGGATAAAAACCTATTGATCGTTCCTGCAAAGAATGTAAAAGGAGAAAGTAGGTTTGCTCTCATAGGCAAGTTAAACGGTAAATGTTTGATATGTATTTTTACATTGAGGAACAATGCCTACAGGATAATAAGTGTCCGTAGGTGTAGAAAGAAGGAGGAGGAGCTGTATGAAAAGAAAAGCAGGAAAAATAACCAATAA
- the brnA gene encoding type II toxin-antitoxin system BrnA family antitoxin, with protein sequence MKRKAGKITNKEFDDLFDKGEDITEYLDTDNSMSLDEFESRYKIKRVNVDFPSYIVDLLDKEAKKIGVTRQSLIKMWISEKIFEKSK encoded by the coding sequence ATGAAAAGAAAAGCAGGAAAAATAACCAATAAAGAGTTTGATGATCTTTTCGATAAAGGAGAAGACATAACAGAATACCTTGATACAGATAACTCCATGTCTTTGGATGAATTTGAAAGCAGATATAAAATCAAAAGGGTTAATGTTGATTTCCCCTCATACATAGTTGACTTATTAGACAAAGAGGCGAAAAAGATAGGGGTTACAAGGCAGTCCCTAATAAAGATGTGGATATCGGAGAAGATATTTGAGAAAAGCAAATAA
- a CDS encoding DUF2281 domain-containing protein, with product MSIAGKIYKELELLPEDKQVKVLDFIKYLTEKQSEEEIEQSRHIGHKKTHKRALLARIPYSQVYRGKDKRGNKHKTRGYRLKRG from the coding sequence ATGAGCATAGCAGGTAAAATATACAAGGAGCTTGAGCTATTACCCGAAGATAAACAGGTAAAGGTTTTAGATTTCATCAAATACCTTACAGAAAAACAGTCAGAAGAAGAAATAGAACAGTCAAGACATATCGGACATAAAAAGACGCACAAGAGGGCGCTATTGGCTCGTATTCCTTACTCTCAGGTTTATAGGGGCAAGGATAAGCGAGGTAATAAACATAAAACACGAGGATATAGACTTAAAAGGGGTTGA
- a CDS encoding N-acetylneuraminate synthase family protein — translation MVEFVAEVSSNHNGDLNRCLKFVEEAKRSGCDGVKFQLFKIDQLFAPEILKYSEEHRKRKEWELPVEFLPEISRKCKEVGIKFVCTPFYLDAVDELEPYVDVYKIASYELLWHDLFKKCASTGKPVIVSTGMATLDEVKNAVDVLIKNGCRDITVLQCTSSYPTPPDQCNLSAIKTMRNAIKAPEGVRLKFGWSDHSVNEGVILRAIHRWNAEMIEFHFDLDERGEEYKFGHCWLPNRVKNLIKMARNGFLADGNGIKAPQENELEERNWRADPTDGLRPLKQTRIKWLKQLEK, via the coding sequence ATGGTTGAGTTTGTTGCGGAGGTTTCGAGTAATCATAATGGGGATTTGAACAGATGCTTAAAGTTTGTGGAAGAGGCGAAAAGGAGCGGTTGTGATGGTGTTAAGTTCCAGCTGTTTAAAATTGACCAACTGTTTGCGCCTGAGATTCTAAAATACAGTGAAGAGCACAGGAAAAGAAAGGAATGGGAGTTGCCTGTTGAGTTTTTGCCCGAAATCTCAAGAAAATGCAAAGAGGTCGGAATAAAGTTTGTTTGCACACCGTTTTATTTGGATGCCGTTGATGAGCTTGAGCCTTATGTTGATGTATACAAGATTGCGTCTTATGAGCTTTTGTGGCACGACCTTTTTAAAAAATGCGCATCAACGGGAAAGCCCGTTATTGTGTCAACTGGCATGGCAACGCTCGATGAGGTCAAGAACGCTGTGGATGTACTCATTAAAAATGGATGCAGAGACATAACGGTCTTGCAGTGCACATCGAGTTATCCGACGCCACCTGATCAGTGCAATTTATCGGCAATTAAGACAATGAGAAATGCGATTAAAGCGCCCGAAGGTGTAAGGCTTAAATTCGGCTGGTCTGACCATTCGGTAAACGAGGGCGTCATACTGCGCGCTATCCACAGATGGAATGCAGAGATGATCGAGTTCCACTTCGATTTGGATGAAAGGGGTGAGGAGTACAAATTCGGGCACTGCTGGTTGCCAAATAGGGTCAAAAACCTGATAAAGATGGCAAGAAATGGATTTTTAGCAGATGGGAACGGAATCAAGGCGCCACAGGAAAACGAGCTTGAAGAGAGGAACTGGCGAGCAGATCCTACAGATGGTCTAAGGCCCCTAAAACAAACAAGGATCAAATGGCTGAAACAGTTAGAAAAATAG